One segment of Virgibacillus doumboii DNA contains the following:
- a CDS encoding ParB/RepB/Spo0J family partition protein — MARGLGKGINAFFPDIEEKDDDTIQEIPVNECRPNPYQPRKTFHADAIEELKDSILEYGIIQPLIVRKSIKGYEIVVGERRFRAAKEAALESIPAIVKELTDEKMMEVALLENLQREDLTPIEEAHAYSNLMNELGITQDELSKRLGKSRSHIANIVRLLSLPEQVVANINNGELSMGHGRALLGVKDKEKVLPLVNKIRKEKLNVRQVEQLIVKMNDKAIKKKEKPKKDIFLQERESILRDRLGTAVTINQGKRKGKIEIEFYSNDDLQRILETIDK, encoded by the coding sequence ATGGCGAGAGGGTTAGGTAAAGGTATTAATGCTTTTTTTCCGGATATAGAAGAGAAAGATGATGATACTATACAGGAGATACCTGTTAATGAATGTCGGCCGAATCCCTATCAACCAAGAAAAACGTTTCATGCAGACGCTATAGAAGAATTGAAGGATTCCATACTGGAATATGGTATCATTCAGCCGTTAATTGTCCGTAAGAGCATCAAAGGGTATGAAATCGTAGTTGGAGAACGTCGTTTCCGCGCCGCAAAAGAAGCTGCACTGGAAAGCATTCCTGCCATTGTTAAAGAATTAACTGATGAAAAAATGATGGAAGTTGCTTTGCTGGAGAATCTGCAGCGTGAGGATCTGACACCGATTGAAGAGGCACATGCATATTCCAATTTAATGAATGAATTGGGAATAACTCAAGATGAATTGTCCAAACGACTGGGAAAGAGCAGATCGCATATTGCTAATATTGTTCGCTTACTTTCCTTACCGGAGCAGGTTGTCGCTAATATAAATAACGGTGAACTTTCCATGGGGCATGGACGTGCCTTACTAGGTGTAAAAGATAAAGAAAAAGTACTGCCCTTAGTGAACAAAATTCGAAAAGAAAAATTAAATGTACGACAGGTTGAACAGTTGATCGTTAAGATGAATGATAAAGCAATTAAGAAAAAAGAAAAGCCGAAGAAGGATATTTTCCTGCAAGAAAGAGAGTCGATATTACGCGACCGTCTTGGCACAGCAGTTACGATAAACCAGGGTAAGCGAAAAGGAAAAATTGAAATTGAGTTTTACTCAAATGATGATTTACAGCGTATTTTGGAAACA
- a CDS encoding ParA family protein, whose amino-acid sequence MGKIIAIANQKGGVGKTTSAVNLSAGLAHLQNKVLVVDIDPQGNATSGVGINKADMDQCIYNVLVEDLPAEKVCVPTQVKNLDIIPATIQLSGAEIELVPTISREIRLKKALENLKEAYDYIIIDCPPSLGLLTINALTSADTVLIPVQCEYYALEGLSQLLNTIRLVQKHLNKQLMIEGVLLTMLDARTNLGIQVIEEVKKYFQDKVYNSVIPRNVRLGEAPSHGEPIITYDPKSRGAEVYLELAKEVISNGERVR is encoded by the coding sequence ATGGGAAAAATAATTGCCATTGCAAATCAAAAGGGTGGCGTAGGAAAAACAACATCAGCGGTAAACTTAAGTGCAGGCCTTGCACATTTGCAAAATAAAGTTCTAGTAGTGGATATTGATCCCCAGGGTAATGCTACCAGTGGAGTTGGCATTAATAAAGCCGATATGGATCAATGTATTTATAATGTTTTAGTAGAGGACTTGCCTGCAGAAAAGGTTTGTGTACCTACACAGGTTAAAAATTTAGACATAATACCTGCCACAATTCAACTTTCCGGAGCTGAAATTGAATTAGTTCCTACTATTTCACGTGAAATACGTTTGAAGAAAGCATTGGAAAATCTTAAAGAAGCGTATGATTATATCATTATCGATTGTCCACCTTCATTAGGATTACTTACAATCAATGCACTAACTTCCGCGGATACTGTCTTAATACCGGTACAATGCGAATACTATGCATTGGAAGGATTAAGCCAGTTGTTGAATACCATTCGTCTGGTACAAAAACACCTGAACAAACAACTAATGATTGAAGGAGTTTTACTTACAATGCTTGATGCTCGTACGAACCTTGGTATTCAAGTAATTGAAGAAGTGAAAAAATATTTCCAGGATAAAGTATATAATTCAGTCATTCCCAGAAATGTGCGCTTAGGTGAAGCTCCCAGCCATGGAGAACCAATTATTACGTATGATCCCAAGTCAAGAGGGGCCGAGGTATATCTCGAATTAGCGAAGGAAGTGATTAGTAATGGCGAGAGGGTTAGGTAA
- the noc gene encoding nucleoid occlusion protein, whose amino-acid sequence MVSAFNRIFGTGEKADSKSESESFDPNEVVQLPVNRVEPNRFQPRTIFNEEKIKELAQTIHTHGMIQPIVVRKLDDEANYEIIAGERRWRAVQLLDWENIPVIIRGMNDAETASVALIENLQREELTVIEEANAYSSLLELHSLTQEALAQRLGKNQSTIANKLRLLKLPKEVQQAILDKSITERHARALTKLNEPETQIVVLQAILDNHFNVKQTEEYIAKLDKPNEKPAKKKRPKLKGVNKDIRIAMNTIRQSLNMVSDTGIDVETDEEDQEDYYQITIKIPKKK is encoded by the coding sequence ATGGTAAGTGCTTTTAATCGTATTTTTGGTACGGGGGAAAAAGCAGATTCAAAATCAGAATCAGAATCTTTTGATCCAAATGAAGTAGTACAACTTCCAGTTAATAGAGTTGAGCCTAATAGATTCCAGCCAAGAACTATATTTAATGAAGAGAAAATCAAAGAGCTTGCTCAAACAATACATACGCATGGAATGATTCAGCCGATAGTAGTAAGGAAGCTTGATGACGAAGCAAACTATGAAATTATTGCAGGTGAACGAAGGTGGCGTGCTGTTCAGTTATTGGACTGGGAAAACATCCCCGTAATCATTCGAGGAATGAATGATGCTGAAACGGCATCAGTTGCATTGATAGAAAACCTTCAACGTGAAGAATTAACAGTGATCGAGGAAGCAAATGCATATTCAAGTTTGTTGGAGTTGCATTCATTAACCCAGGAAGCGTTAGCACAAAGGCTTGGAAAAAACCAATCAACCATCGCTAACAAGTTGCGGTTGTTAAAGCTGCCAAAAGAAGTGCAACAGGCAATCCTTGATAAATCAATTACGGAACGCCATGCGCGGGCACTGACAAAACTTAATGAGCCGGAAACACAAATAGTAGTATTGCAGGCAATACTTGATAACCATTTTAATGTAAAACAGACGGAAGAATATATCGCTAAATTGGATAAGCCAAATGAAAAACCGGCTAAGAAAAAACGCCCTAAGTTAAAAGGTGTCAATAAAGATATAAGAATCGCTATGAATACGATTCGCCAATCATTGAATATGGTATCCGACACAGGAATTGACGTTGAAACAGACGAAGAAGACCAGGAAGATTATTACCAAATTACTATAAAAATTCCTAAAAAGAAGTAA
- the rsmG gene encoding 16S rRNA (guanine(527)-N(7))-methyltransferase RsmG: protein MNPEQFAAALREKGIDLNDRQMEQFDMYYKTLVEWNEKINLTALTDQKDVYLKHFYDSISAAFYYDFNRDLHICDVGAGAGFPSIPLKICFPDLKVTIVDSLRKRINFLNQLAAQLDLTNVAFYHDRAENFGKNSKFREVFDVVTARAVARMSVLSELCLPLTNKNGTFIAMKGSQLDEEIADAKSAIELLGGEINQVHTFNLPVEESERTIFIFDKKRKTPKKYPRKPGIPNKAPLS, encoded by the coding sequence ATGAACCCGGAACAGTTCGCAGCGGCATTACGGGAAAAGGGTATTGACCTGAATGATAGACAGATGGAACAATTTGATATGTATTATAAAACCCTGGTTGAATGGAATGAAAAAATAAATCTCACTGCATTAACGGATCAAAAGGATGTATATTTGAAACATTTTTATGATTCAATTTCTGCAGCTTTCTACTATGATTTCAACAGGGATCTGCATATTTGTGATGTGGGTGCCGGGGCAGGTTTCCCCAGCATCCCACTCAAAATATGTTTCCCGGACCTCAAAGTTACGATAGTTGATTCACTGCGTAAGCGGATTAATTTCCTAAACCAGCTGGCAGCACAACTTGATTTAACAAACGTTGCTTTTTATCATGACCGGGCAGAGAATTTTGGTAAAAACAGTAAATTCAGGGAAGTGTTTGATGTTGTTACGGCAAGAGCAGTTGCCCGCATGTCTGTTTTAAGTGAGCTTTGTTTACCATTAACCAATAAAAATGGAACATTCATAGCAATGAAGGGCAGTCAACTGGATGAAGAAATAGCCGATGCTAAATCTGCTATAGAATTACTTGGTGGGGAAATAAATCAAGTACATACATTTAATTTACCGGTAGAAGAAAGTGAACGGACTATTTTCATTTTTGATAAGAAACGGAAAACACCAAAAAAGTATCCACGAAAGCCTGGTATTCCAAATAAAGCTCCACTAAGTTAA